CGAGATCTCGACTTCATCAAGAACTTGCAGAAGCCGAGGCTGAGTTTACGCATCTTCTGTTGTCCCTTGGAGAACGCTCTCTTCCTGGACGGGTACGCAATGATTATCCTCCAAACTTGTTCCATCTGTTCAAATCACAACTTAAAATGATCAGCTATCACGATATAATCATAACATCAATCATTTTTATAtgtaatatgatatgatatgaccGAAGTTCTCACCCAATAGAATATGTTGATTGGACGTGTCTGATCAGCCAGAAAAGATGGCGGGAACTTTGAAAGAGCAGCTTGATTCCATAACTCCAGCTCTGAGGGAGATGCGGCTGAGAAAAGAGGAGAGGATGAAACAGTTCAGAGACGTACAAGGACAAATCCTGAAAATTTCTGCAGAAATAgtgaatgaaaatgatgattcCACTCCTATTGTCATAGTGAATGAGAATGATCTTTCTCTGAAGAAACTTGAGGAATATCAGAATGAGTTACAGAGACTTCACAGTGAAAAGGTGCAAATTTGAGCCATAAAATTAAGATCTActtaatattttcaacttcGAAGTTCGTTTACATaccaattcttttttattttctttgacagAATGAAAGGCTTCAGAGAGTGGAGAAATATATAGACAAACAACATATTTATGCTACatcccaaaaacaaaaacaaaaagtttgacggagtgtgagatctcacatcggttagagaggggaacaaatcattccatataaga
This window of the Cucurbita pepo subsp. pepo cultivar mu-cu-16 unplaced genomic scaffold, ASM280686v2 Cp4.1_scaffold001037, whole genome shotgun sequence genome carries:
- the LOC111786112 gene encoding 65-kDa microtubule-associated protein 8-like, which gives rise to MASFQTPIGMRSSTMLETSCGYLLKELQMIWDEVGEDQFDREKVLLDLEQECLEVYRKKVDGANVSRSRLHQELAEAEAEFTHLLLSLGERSLPGRPEKMAGTLKEQLDSITPALREMRLRKEERMKQFRDVQGQILKISAEIVNENDDSTPIVIVNENDLSLKKLEEYQNELQRLHSEKNERLQRVEKYIDKQHIYATSQKQKQKV